The genomic interval AGAATTGTGAAAATACAGACACTATACCTCTAAGCTTTCAAGCCATTTTTTGAGTTTTGCCTTGCTTGTGCCAAAATTAAAGCGTCTGCCCTCTTTGAAAATCGCATTAGGAGCGCACTTTGCCATATCACACGGGGCATTGCTCAAATCACTCCCACCGCTTGTGCAAAAAGGCACGATGACTTTGCCGCTAAAATCGTGGGATTCTAAAAAGGTAAAAATAATCTGTGGCGCACTATACCACCAAATGGGGAATCCAATAAATATTGTATCGTAGCTTGAAATCTCTATGTCTTTAGCAATTTTTGGGCGCGAGGCTTTGTCTTTGCACTCTAAAGTGCTGCGGCTTTGCTCATCTCTCCAATCCAAATCCGCTTGAGAATAAGGAATCGCGGGGATTATCT from Helicobacter hepaticus ATCC 51449 carries:
- a CDS encoding flavodoxin, encoding MKALVAFFSASGITKEVAQTLAEAANAETFEIIPAIPYSQADLDWRDEQSRSTLECKDKASRPKIAKDIEISSYDTIFIGFPIWWYSAPQIIFTFLESHDFSGKVIVPFCTSGGSDLSNAPCDMAKCAPNAIFKEGRRFNFGTSKAKLKKWLESLEV